The sequence GGCCCGCACCGAGACGCCTGCGTGTCCGTCTGGGGCCGGATGGAGGAATCGTAATCAGGGCTGAAAATTCATTGGATAACGTCGCTTCTGTCGACACTCCCCGATAATCTCGCCTCCCACAACATCACCAAATCTGCCAGAAAACGTCCGATCGCCAATCCCGGGACACACAAACCTCCTCGGTCTTTGTCCTAAACAAAGAAACGCCAAGGAAAGGTCCTTGAGATCGCAGCGCGGCGGCCGGAGCACTCAACGCATCCAGAGCAGCAACTGAGTGGCCAGACGCGGCCCTCGTTCTATCAGCCAATCGGATCGCCGCTTTTCCTTTTGCAGGTTAGGAGTTGAGGTTTAAAGCGGCCGCTGAAGCTTCCAAACTGATGAACAGAGTTTAAAACGTACTTATTCAAGGGGCTCTCCCACCGATTCTTTTTATTAATCGGATCACATTTCAAATGTCAGTGCGCACGAGCGCATGGACAAACTCTGGCCAAAACAGACAAAATTAACCAAACTTTACACGATACACAAAAATCTGTTTTCAAAAATAGTGTTCTTTGTTagttttaccccagttgtagtttttgcatatcagccatttgtacgagttctcgctctgttatccgagccctgatctactaaacaaacactctgactccttatcatactgcctgtggggaacaatagaatggctcagtcttaatcatccagcaaaaccctctgactaatgaaagtctatggagggacggacttcattagcattgccataaagcatctgcAGCAGGACCtgctgactaatgaaagtctatggagggacggacttcattagcatcgccataaagcatctgcAGCAGGACccgctgactaatgaaagtctatggagggacggacttcattagcatcgccataaagcatcagctcagtgtggtgttagagGGGAAAGTCACCAAAACAtgacatgactgacagcgacggcggctccaggtctgcagataacaggagtttattgggagaaaatgagataaaaccaggtttccgTCAATGCCGACCAGCATTACTGGTACCCCCAGCGCAGGGGGTAATTACCGTATACATCGCTGCAGGGCATTACAGAAACTCTCTCACCTCCTCCACCAACAGCTCACGAAACTCTTCATTCATGAAATTGTAACTTTCCCAGCATGAAACTGACTTCTTATGGTAAATAAAACTTATCGACCGCGAAGCTGAGCGTATCGTTACCACGGGGTGGGGGGGACCGGGGAGGGGTTGGTGTTTGTGGCAGGAGTCAGATGCCGGTCGGATTGTTATATTTAAGCTCGTCTGACGTCTCGCACAGTCTCTGCGCCAACGAGTTTAGACAGCCGGCACAGGGCTCTCCACCTCATTAGCTCCTCGTTTTCAGAGTCGCTGAGCCGTTAAGCGTGTGACATGGATGACAGCAGACGTGATGCAAGCGCACAAGTATGAGCCGAGGCCGCCGGGGGATTTACGTTCGAAGGACCGAGAATCGCCTGCCCAGCCGCCATCATCGCTAGAAGTTCAGTTCCAAGAGCGTCGGGGCAGTTTGTTCTTAAGGACCGGGACCTGAGCATCATTTCTACGAGGACGCGGCGATATATCTGTGGAAGGGTTACTGCGCATGAACTGGACACATTTATACCCCCCTGCCCACGCTTTTGAGTGTCAGACTGTCAGACAggcaaagcagccaatcacagcaaTGGTGAGGGGCTTAGCCCTTAGACCCCCCCCCGTTGCACCCTGTGGGGTATGTTCCCTCGGTGGTACCTGTTATCACATTGATGTCGGGATAGTCGTTTTCCCCCAAGCCGACCGCTTTACAGTCTCTCTCAAAGGCCTCTCGGAGCTCCTTCTTCACCGCAGCCGAGCCGCACAAACGATACAATCCCACAACCTGAAAGAGGAAGAATGTTATATTAATGGCCCAAAATGTCACCCCCCCCATGTCACCATCGCAGGccccctcccccaccttccaGCCGAGACCCAGATGTAGACAGGACAAGGAGAACACGTCAGCTTCTCGTCTCATCAACGCGTCTGCTTGCAAGATGTGCAAACAAATCATCTAAATGACAGTGTTTGCCATCTCCTCAGACACCAATAAACGGCTCGGTGCTGCCCCTGCGCGACCAACAACCAGGCGCGGGATCGCTGAGCGCAGCGTGTGTCGTGCTCAGTACTGCTATATTACGGGACATATCGGCAGATGGGTCAAGAGGCTTCCCTGGCATACCCATCATACCTGTATATAGGACAcggtacacacacacacacacacacacacacacgcgttactcacacacacaacacgATACgttactcacacacacacacacacgacacGTTACTCACACACGTTACACACACgttactcacacacacacacacgacacGTTACTCACACACACGACACGACATAAAGCTTATATCTGTCCTGTGCAGGCTTAAATTCCTTCAGTGGATCAACCTCTACTAATTGAAAGATGTTCCCTTCATCCACTACCCTCTCTGTGAAACAAAAGCCCCCGCTGACCATTTCCATgccatgggggggggcattaccTGGCAGCCCCTCTTTTCAATCTCCGTGATGCATTTCTCGATCAGGAGCGGCACCATGCAGCCCGCGTTTTCCTTCTCAACCACTTTCCTGGCTTCCACCCCGAATATTTCCGACTCTCGACCGCCTCCGACGCGGTCCACGGAATTGTCCCACTGCTCCATGAGACTCAGCTTCACGTAGATGAGCCCCCGCGGCTCCAGCTTCACGGCCAGCTGATGAGTCTTTACCACGCGGAAGAGCGTCGGCAGAACCACCGTCCCGTGGCAGCAGACGCGGTTCCTGCGAGGTGCCGGATCCCAGCTGAACACGACGAGCTTCAGGTGCTGCGCGTTCTCCAGCTCGATATTAAAGGTGTGATCCATGTCCAGGAAGGTGGTCCGGCAGGTGAGCAGCGCGGTCCGGGCTTTATTCACCGAATCCACCTGAATGGCGCAGAACACGTCTTTGGAGTCTATCCTCGGCGGCTTTAAGTCCTCGGCCCCGTAGAAGTGGGCGCTCACCAGCCCCGAAACGTACTGGCCGCACTTGGGCTGATCGGAAAAGCTGTAGTGTCGAAAAGCGTCGATGTCTATGTCGCCCTTTAGGTTGTTGGCCGGCAGAGCGTCTTTGGCCCTCGGCGCTCTGCTTTCAGGCCCGTGTTTCCCGGACTTGGAGATGAGCTCCGGGGAGTCTCCATCGCTGAGGTAGCCGCCTTTGCTCGAGGATTTGGAGCTGCTGCTTTGCTTCTTCTGGGGCTGGGAGGACACGCTGCTGTCCAGATGGTATCGGCTGATGACGTTTCTGCTGGCGGCCGTCGAGCTGCCGGCGGTGGATAAAGATGGCGCGTGGCTGGCGTCCCGGACGCGTCCTTTGGAAGCGGGATGGTCTGAGCTCGCGTGGTTGGAAGTCGCTCTCACACTCAGCTTTCGGCTGAGTTCAGGCAGCTTCTTCATCTTCATCGAGAGCTTGCGCACCGTCCGGGGGGACTTGATTTTATCCGGCAGAGACCAACTAATGCTGCCTGCTTTCTTTGTGGGGCTGGGACTAGACGGGGGTGAAAAGTCAGTCGTCGGGGGTGAAAAGTCAGTTGCCGGGGCAGAATTCAACTTTATGGGACTCTGAAGATCAGGACCTAAAAGACATAAAGATCCAAATGAGCTTCACACGGGCGTCAGAGGGAGAACAcaatgacgccccccccccaagacccAATGACCTCTGTGAAGGTCAAATCTGATCTCTTAGGGCATTCGGCTATCCGCCCAACCCACTCCACGCAAACACAGCCTAACAGGCAAACTATGGAGGCAAATGTATACCCAGCATCAGGCGCTTTGTTCACACCTCTCCGCGGACGCGTCAGGGACACATAACGGGGGGGCGTTACGGTGATGTCTCTGCGGATGCATCGGGGACACGTACCGGGTTTTTGTGATGTCTCTGCGGACGCGTCGGGGACACGTACCGGGTTTTTGTGATGTCTCTGCGGACGCGTCGGGGACACGTGCCGGGTTTTTGTGATGTCTCTGCGGACGCGTCGGGTACACGTAACGGGGGGGCGTTTTTATGATGTCTCTGCGGACGCGTCGGGACGTAACGGCCGCGCAcgtttttatggattttaacGCCGCAGCCCCTTTAGCTCCATATGACGGTCTGGCATTCTGTAACTGACACCGTTTGGTACTTTCTTTGTGGGGTTAGAAGGGGCCGCATTACCTTCATTCCGTTCCAAACCGATAAGAACTCAGTACAGGCACAAACTTGCGGCTCCGCTGTTACTGACCCCGGCCACCCCACTCGGTCAGCCGAGCACGGCACGCATTCCCACAATCCTCCCCTACAGGCTGCAGCCGTAAAGAAATAAGCCAGGCATTCTAGGAATGGCAGCGAACAACGAGCCAAAACACCCTTAGAAAGAAAGCCACAGCGCCCGGAACGTCTGAACGGAACGAGGGTCACCGGAGtcgtggggggggcagggcCCAGGGGCCACtcagccaaaaaatgtctcaacAACAAAACTGTTTGCAGGAAACCTTTTATGggaaaatatgtaaaagtcTCTTTAAAACTGCCCCCTGGGGGTGACGGATCCCACGCACATGAACATCGGGCCCCGGGGCCAGCAGAGGGgacacaaaacattgaagtaaaaaaggatttaacaaaagACAGGAggggagaaaagttacaagGAGAGGCCGGAAtccaacactagagggtcagagactgagatggaacggaaggaagttttactttagtgagagggtggtagataagtggaacagcgtcccagcagaagtggtagagggtaatacagtgaggggattaaacatgcatgggatagacatacggctccggaatctaagatgagaccatgAGGAATAAATAAGGTTATAGCAAGAGAGACGGACAGACAGCTTCTCAGCGGATCTGCAAACGACAttccagaaaatataaaaatcccaCCGGGGTTTAAGCCAGGAGCCCCTACCTGCTTTGGCGCATTTGGCTTTGGGTAACTCCTCGGCCGTCTCGCTCCCCACAGGTCCGGCTCCCGGCGTTTGCAGACTGCGGTTGGGGGAACGGAACGAATCCGGCGAATTAACGTCACCGCTGGGAGGCGGCTCATCATCCTCAGGGATAGGATTGTACCAAATCTCGCCTTCGTCGTCGGCATCGTTCTCGTCGCCGGAGGTGCCGGCGGGGGACTGCAGGGGGGGCGGCGCGGCGTTGTGGGGGTGAAGGGCCGGGCTGATTGCCGGGGGGCCGCGGGAAGCATTGTTCTCGTTCCTGCGCAGCGATTTCTGCGAGCTCTGCGCCAGCCACGTCCTTTTCTTGGAGACGGTGATCCGGGTTCTCTGCAGGTTCTGCTCGTTCTGCTCCGGAACCTTAACATCTTTTCTGACGGCCGACGAGGAATAAACATTTTCTATCAAATCTACAAAGAAGGAGAACAACACGTTTTAATACGCGAGGCCCGGCTGCCCAGCTCACGGCCCGAGGGCCGAATACTCAGAGACACTCTGCCACCTTTATTAATCTGCCAGAAATCAGGTATAATTTACAATCCCCACCAGGCCAGAGAGCAGCAAAGGTCCCCTTTCCACCGTTACGGGGGTGTTTGCAGCAGCTTCCACCAACATAGCCTGCAAAGCATTAGACACTGCGTCCCCTGCTTATACACAGGTGTGTCCCTGCACCGGCAGGAGCCAGCAGAGGTTACAGAtgctgcctgtcctgcttaTACACAGGTGTGTCCCTGCATCTTTGACAGCCTGCAGTGGGTTACAGACACTGCGAACCCTGCTTACACACAGGTCTGTTATAACACTTTCTGCTTTAGAGTGGAAGTAAAGTGTTTATTGTGCAGATGACTCCTACGACCGCCAGCCAGTTGAGCTTCAGCTGAATAGTGAAatgttctagattgtaagctcctttgcgCAGGTCAATCTGTCATGCTACTATATAACCCATCCCCCACACGCACAGCACGCCGGCCGCCGCTCTCCGTATCCTCACTCAGGAAGCCATGCGCCGCCAGACTTCATGTTACTAAAGTCCTAACAGAGAGTCTATTGACACGGCGCCGGCCGGATGCCCCGACACGTTTACACAAGTCCCTGCATTCCAAGAACGAAAAAAACACGGAGCAAACAAAGGGGCCGCTCAGTGCCGGCTGCGGGTTACCCTTCAGCGGCATCAATAAACACTCCACCATCTGCCCCCGGGCAATCCCGCCCAATGTCACCCCCTCCCGGGGCAAACCCACCCAATGTCACCCCCTGCCCGGGGCAATCACGCCCAATGTCACCCCCTGCACAGGCaccttttgtcacttttttatttaccGGCTGGGCCAATCAGGCGACAGCTAAAACAAGTAGAAAAACttaattttctatttaaaagcaGTCCGGCCAAATACCCCCCGTTACCGTCCGTACACCAAACAAGCGACATGCGCGAGACCGGCGTTACAGGGCAAAGGCGAGCGTCTAACATTCTCACCCCGAGGGGGCGTCGCACGCCACTCactgaccaatcagcagcttcaGGTTTAAACCCAGTCTATGGGCCCCATGCACGCAAAAGTCACGGATTTTGGGGGTTTCGTTTAAGGAATTGCCAGCTTCAAAAATCTCATTAACAACCTGAAAGAAGCCGATTACGCAGCACGTGACCTCATTCCCCCGATCACGTGACCTCATTCCCCCCAAACACGTGACCTCATTCCCCTGATTACAGGGGTTCGGCTGGTCGTGGGGGTACGGAGCTCTATAGGAAGCATACGTCGGCTGATGCCAGCTCAGTTGGAAGTATTTCTCCTGATAACGTCTTAAACTGCAGGTTTGATTCTTATGAATGGCGAAAGGCGCTTTTGGCCCCTCTTGGCCTCCAAAGGTTAAAATCATCACCATTTAGTGAATTACTTAAAGCTGCTACTTATGCTGTAATAAGGAAAGAAACGGAATGGCTGCGCCGCAATCAGGAAAGACAAGAGGGTTACGGCGAATCGTGCCCAGTCGCAGATCTAAAGAAGTAGTTGACATAGTGCCCCGTAGCCTCCCGTTTGATAAATGCCTCTCCGTCTCCCTGCGAGCCCCAGGCCTGCAGCGACAGCTTCACATTCCAGGCCTTTTCAGACGCTCctttggcacaaaaaaaaagttgacttTGGGTTCAGCGACTAAAAACTATTTCACTGGAATGCGGAGAAATCGGCGTCAGAAACGTGCAGCCGGAGAGATAAAAACAAACGGCTCGTCTTTTCCTTAGCGCTTTAAAAGCCAGCGCACAGAGCTGTGGGAAGGGAAGGGTTAAGGGCCCGGGACACCGGCAGGTTTCTGGGGTGTGCGGTTTAAAGCCCGTTACTGGGGGGACTGGGAGAGACGGCCAGAGACGGGTGCCCGACCGCGTTCAGATAAACGCGGGTAACCCGGCGGCCCTCGCTGCCGTCCCGCGGGCCGCTCTGTAAACGCTAGGAAGCGCGCGGCTAATTGCTCTGCCCACAACAAATTGCTGCCTGCACGGCTGTGTAATTTGCCTCTTCTTCATAAAGCCCTAAAAACAAAGCGGCCACCGCGGACGCTCATTAAAGCGGAACCTCGGCGCCATAATAGCTGCGCTGTGGCACGCCGCAGCCAGGGCAGTCAGGGGGTCCATAGCGAGGTCTCTGCCCCCACTCTTCACGTTGCGCTTCCGTAGAATGCGAACGAACCTTTATATGGTAATCCCAGGCAGACGGGACAAAGGAATTCCCAGTGTTTAGTCTGCCTCGTGATTAAATCCAGAACGTAGGCACGCTCTAATCATACCGTAAGAACAAAACAATCTATCTTTGGGggcccacctccccaaaaaccaGCGGAACCGGAGGGAGATTTTTTTCGTGGGGCATTATTTAGCTCTGGTGCAGAAGACATGCAGGGGTCTTACCAATTTCTGACCCTGTCTCATAACCGCaaaccatataaaaatatacgaacatataaaatacaataagaaCTTCAGAAAATCGCTCCAAGACATGAAGATCATGCAAGGGGGTAACAGAAAGCACCACCTAAGGGCCAAGGAGACCAGCGATGAGCTCCGCCACCCGTTAGCactaacagaaaaagaaaaggttcCTCCACCAGTGAAGAGAAGGGTTCCCGGCTGTGTCCAGGACCGGTGCCGGACTCGCCTACCTGTCAGCGGGGGCCTCTGGTTCCCTCCAGGCGCCAGATCTGAAGTACCCTGGGGCAGCTGGGCCCGTCCGCTCTCAGAACGATTGGACGCCGGCTTACAGGACCCGTTGGCTCTCTGAGACGATCCGATGAGGCGTTCCTTCATGTCCAAAGATAACAAGCGTCCTTTGTACATCCATTTCTGCATCTTCCCGACAGTTAGTCCCGACTGCTTTTGTGAAAACCTATGGGCCCCGGGACCGGCATTACTGTCCCTGTCACGAGCACCGTTGTGCGTGGCGTCCGACTGAGCCTCACTGCCAAAGTGTGAGTGTTCCCAGCTCGCTGGGCAGAGGATGGGCTGGAGGCCGGAACTGCCCTCGTTGCCCTGGCACCATTCCAGGACATAATCCGAGGACAGGGGACTGGGGAAGGGATTGTACTTTATTAGACTGTCACTGTGACATCGCTGCAAGGCCTGCTGTCCGGGACCAGGCAAGGAATTTACGGCATCCAAACTTTTACTTAATAGCTGCTGCCGGGTAGTTGTGCGGCTCCCTGATGCCCCGGGTGGCACTCGCCTGAGACTGCCTTCATCTGAAGACCACACGTCACTCTCTAGAGCTCTGACTGAAGATGACGAGTAAACGCTGTCTTGGGACTGGGAGGTGGAAGGCTGTCTCTCTGCCCTGGACGTGGGGCTATCGGTGTGCTTTCCAAGAGGCATGTCATGCATGGCGTGAATCAGGAAATAATACGCTTCTTGCAACTGAGACCTCAGACGGTCATTCTCCAGGTAAATATTGACAGCGTCTGCCCGGTGCTGGTGGCCGTGGCCAGCTGGCGGGGAGGTGATGGCCCTGTGCGTCGGGTCTGCTCTTGGCAAATGACACGCACCGTTACACAAAGCGTCCGCGGTGCTGTTGTCATAATAATCCTCGTCCTCGCTGTCCTCCGAATGGTGCCGAGGGCTCCCACAAATCGGGCCACCCAAGAGATCAGAGCAGTCCGGAGAGGGTGACTGGATATAACTGCCCCCCAAAACACCAGGGTAGCAGTAGGCAGAGTTGGGCAAGCCCATACTGGGGTGAGACTCCTGGGGGCCGCCTGCCAGAGACTGCTCAGGGAACACAAAGGTCAAAGAAGGAGCTGGGGAGGTGTAGGGGGGCACCCTCTCCATAGCGGAGCCTCCAATACATGGCGCGCTTGCAGGGGGCCTCGGCGGAGGGAGCGGATTAGCTGCGTACCCCCTGTAGTAGATGTGGGCGTCCGCGTGACAGCTGACTCTACGCTTGGCTGAATGGTCCTCCCCTCGTACCCCGTGATTACTGTAGAAAGAGGGTCCGCTGCCTGGCACAGGGCCTGAGGACCCCAAAATCAGGGAACACCAGTAGTTATTGTTATTGTGATTCTGACTGGGTAATCCTAAGGACTCTGCCCCATACCCAACGCTGACCCGCTCTGTGGCCCCTGCTCTGCACCCCATGCTGTCTGTAGCCCCTGTCCTATGGCCCACACCAGCCAAATCTGTGGGTCTTGCCCTGTACCCCATGTCAACCCCATCTGTGGCCCTTGTCCCTCCCTCCCAGACAGTGCCCCCATTATACCACTTGGTGGCACCTGCCCTGCCTCCGTTGTCATTGTCCCCTTTGCCTTCCCCGAGGCCCCCTTTACCTTCTCCGTTACACTCCTTCTTCGCTCTCCTTCCCCGCAGTTTCGACAGGGTCCTCCGCAGAGGGTCGGCCATTCCTGCCCTGCGGCCCCCTCACTGGGGGGGGGCCCGGAGACCGACCCCCTGAGCCCCCCGAGCGACCGGATACTGGGGCACCATGTCTGCTACCCGGGGTCTAGTCAGCGCCCCCAGCCGCTCTCATTACCGGCGGATTCCCGCTCAGTCCCGCCGCTCGGTGCCTTCTCCCCACTCTCGGCGTCTGACAGCCCACTGCGCATGCCCGGAATCCGAGCCTGACTGGCCCCCCACTGCGCATGCCTGGAATCTGGACCCGACTTGCGGCCGACTGCGCATGCCCGGAATCCGAACCCGACTGCACATGTCTGGAATCCTAGTCCGCCTCCAGAGTCTGTGCACTGCGCGTTGGGGCGGAGCCTGTGCTGGGAAGCTTTGGGACCCCCGCCTGTCCTCATAGTGGTCGTTCCGGTTTGTGGCGCTCTGGGTATATAGATCATACAGACGTGTCTAACGTTATCCTACGTCACCACCTATTAGTGCGCCGCTCATGATGAAAGCGGTAGAAGCATGATTAACCCGTTGAGGAGTAAAgctgttttatttcttgtgaGGTGTTTTTGGCGCTTTTACTATCGTATTTCTAGTCAGAACTCCCTCCCTTCTCGTTTAGTTCAGCTGcacaaattattgtttttttggggggagaagTCGGCCTTTCTTTTGAAgcaatagatatagatatatgtatacatacaaaatcatttggtgtgaaaaaatataaaaggaggAGCTGGAAAgtttaaggaaaaaaatcacattttcaaCAGTTTTAcctaaaacattaaacataggtGGCCGTATTCTGGCCGTTTAAGCCCTTAAGACCCCCGCCAACTGCCGTGTTCCACGCCGCTGATTTCACGCCTTACCGAGTGGGAGATAAATTAATTCTTACATCCGGTCTGCAGTTTGTTTGCCTCGCTCAGGACGGCTTTCATGCGATTTGTGTGGAACTCGCGGACCCCCCGGATCCGCTTCACTACTCTGATTTTGCCTAAGCCCCTAGGTGGGCTGGCCTTGCCTTGTCCACGCTCTTATTATAGGGCCTGCCACCTGCTCCAATGTGTTGCGTGCCCTCACGCGGTTTGAGGACCTCTGCGCAGCGCCCTCACTCCCTGCTCACGGTATCTCGCGTCTCTATGGCCTGCTCCTTGAGGCCTCCAACCCTGACCACCCCCCGTTTATGGGGCGGTGGGAGTCTGAGCTTCAGATTGTTCTCTCTTCAGAGCAATGGAGGAAGATCTGTGCCCTCACCCGCCACTGCTCCAGGAGTAACAGAGATCAAGAGATGTTATATAAATTGCTTGCACGTTGGTACCGGTCCCCCTTTATGTCTGGTCCCCTGGTTAGCTCTCTGCTTACCTAAATCCGCTACTTTTGCTCTCTCGCCAGTTCTCCTTGATTCcccctccttttctttcttctttctttctctcccctttcttaccccccctttttttttgtctcctttcCCCCTCCTTATCCTTCCTACGCCTCCCGTCTGTGTCCCTGTTGCTCCGTGGTCAGGTTTCCCGGTCTCGCGGTGCCACGGCAATTGCTATCCTCTTATGAGCCCTTTCCTATGTGCTA is a genomic window of Spea bombifrons isolate aSpeBom1 chromosome 6, aSpeBom1.2.pri, whole genome shotgun sequence containing:
- the SYDE2 gene encoding rho GTPase-activating protein SYDE2 isoform X2 translates to MADPLRRTLSKLRGRRAKKECNGEDLIENVYSSSAVRKDVKVPEQNEQNLQRTRITVSKKRTWLAQSSQKSLRRNENNASRGPPAISPALHPHNAAPPPLQSPAGTSGDENDADDEGEIWYNPIPEDDEPPPSGDVNSPDSFRSPNRSLQTPGAGPVGSETAEELPKAKCAKAGPDLQSPIKLNSAPATDFSPPTTDFSPPSSPSPTKKAGSISWSLPDKIKSPRTVRKLSMKMKKLPELSRKLSVRATSNHASSDHPASKGRVRDASHAPSLSTAGSSTAASRNVISRYHLDSSVSSQPQKKQSSSSKSSSKGGYLSDGDSPELISKSGKHGPESRAPRAKDALPANNLKGDIDIDAFRHYSFSDQPKCGQYVSGLVSAHFYGAEDLKPPRIDSKDVFCAIQVDSVNKARTALLTCRTTFLDMDHTFNIELENAQHLKLVVFSWDPAPRRNRVCCHGTVVLPTLFRVVKTHQLAVKLEPRGLIYVKLSLMEQWDNSVDRVGGGRESEIFGVEARKVVEKENAGCMVPLLIEKCITEIEKRGCQVVGLYRLCGSAAVKKELREAFERDCKAVGLGENDYPDINVITGVLKDYLRELPSPLITKQLYEAVLNAMAVKPLKMTASGCENDPKDSELTVELLDCLPDVERATLKMLLDHLKLVASYHEVNKMTCQNLAVCFGPVLLSQRQETSVHSNRVFIDSEELASALDFKKHIEVLHYLLQMWPVKSAKSPTSPASGQQPCLRRKKPRPQMLNLGSTEMSGVLRPRVARLDSPSSNRYAGDWSSCRDGYFVSQSEDADNQNVTSDGLGIRTQSGSARQQIITKERSLGDFLSHHGRDVSEEQGVNLHDLQESIDTLLGNLERELNKNKLNVRI
- the SYDE2 gene encoding rho GTPase-activating protein SYDE2 isoform X1, whose amino-acid sequence is MGCRAGATERVSVGYGAESLGLPSQNHNNNNYWCSLILGSSGPVPGSGPSFYSNHGVRGEDHSAKRRVSCHADAHIYYRGYAANPLPPPRPPASAPCIGGSAMERVPPYTSPAPSLTFVFPEQSLAGGPQESHPSMGLPNSAYCYPGVLGGSYIQSPSPDCSDLLGGPICGSPRHHSEDSEDEDYYDNSTADALCNGACHLPRADPTHRAITSPPAGHGHQHRADAVNIYLENDRLRSQLQEAYYFLIHAMHDMPLGKHTDSPTSRAERQPSTSQSQDSVYSSSSVRALESDVWSSDEGSLRRVPPGASGSRTTTRQQLLSKSLDAVNSLPGPGQQALQRCHSDSLIKYNPFPSPLSSDYVLEWCQGNEGSSGLQPILCPASWEHSHFGSEAQSDATHNGARDRDSNAGPGAHRFSQKQSGLTVGKMQKWMYKGRLLSLDMKERLIGSSQRANGSCKPASNRSESGRAQLPQGTSDLAPGGNQRPPLTDLIENVYSSSAVRKDVKVPEQNEQNLQRTRITVSKKRTWLAQSSQKSLRRNENNASRGPPAISPALHPHNAAPPPLQSPAGTSGDENDADDEGEIWYNPIPEDDEPPPSGDVNSPDSFRSPNRSLQTPGAGPVGSETAEELPKAKCAKAGPDLQSPIKLNSAPATDFSPPTTDFSPPSSPSPTKKAGSISWSLPDKIKSPRTVRKLSMKMKKLPELSRKLSVRATSNHASSDHPASKGRVRDASHAPSLSTAGSSTAASRNVISRYHLDSSVSSQPQKKQSSSSKSSSKGGYLSDGDSPELISKSGKHGPESRAPRAKDALPANNLKGDIDIDAFRHYSFSDQPKCGQYVSGLVSAHFYGAEDLKPPRIDSKDVFCAIQVDSVNKARTALLTCRTTFLDMDHTFNIELENAQHLKLVVFSWDPAPRRNRVCCHGTVVLPTLFRVVKTHQLAVKLEPRGLIYVKLSLMEQWDNSVDRVGGGRESEIFGVEARKVVEKENAGCMVPLLIEKCITEIEKRGCQVVGLYRLCGSAAVKKELREAFERDCKAVGLGENDYPDINVITGVLKDYLRELPSPLITKQLYEAVLNAMAVKPLKMTASGCENDPKDSELTVELLDCLPDVERATLKMLLDHLKLVASYHEVNKMTCQNLAVCFGPVLLSQRQETSVHSNRVFIDSEELASALDFKKHIEVLHYLLQMWPVKSAKSPTSPASGQQPCLRRKKPRPQMLNLGSTEMSGVLRPRVARLDSPSSNRYAGDWSSCRDGYFVSQSEDADNQNVTSDGLGIRTQSGSARQQIITKERSLGDFLSHHGRDVSEEQGVNLHDLQESIDTLLGNLERELNKNKLNVRI